The window CTCCAGCTCTTTTGGTTTGGACTCTTCTCGTTGGTTAGCCAGAATCCACCTCTCTCGACTAGTCCGTGAGACTGGTGTTTACTGAGTGTTTTTTTAAAGCAGTCAGTCTATTCATTACGGGAGGCATCACAATTGTTCCTTTCCTCACCTGACATTGTTGCCTGTGTGTTTGGCTGGGAATTAGATGAGGCACCCCACATCCACCCAATGAGAAGTGGGAGTTTTATAGCAACGTGACTTTAAACCCATTCATGATCAGAAACTCGCAGCGATCCATTATAAATTGTGGACCAGGAATAGACAGGAAAAAcatagacttgtccttgattaccaTACGTGATAACCTGCATTCAGTTTCAATTAGTACACAGCATCTTATTCTGGATAATGTGTGTTTTTTAATGCACTCTGTAAATACACACAACATTTGCTAACCCATACTTGTTGACAAGCATTCAACAACCTGTCAATCACAATCAATCATTTACATCAGTTTTGTATTCATTAAGGGACAACCTGTACACAAACACTTGTGTGTTGTGCCTGTGCCCTGCACTTGATAACTTGTGCTGTACAGTGACCTGTGCTGGATAGTTAATAATTGGTGACCTGCACAATGACCTTGTACTTGGCAATTGATGCACTTGCTAATGCAGCTTGTTATGAGTAAAACCAGTGCTAGAACAACATTCCCATTCCCCTTTCCCGCTTGATCCTTACCCAGTGCAGGTAGGTGACGATGATACTGTACAGCAGGAAGAGGCTGGCGAGAGCTAGGATGATCAGTGTGGCCTCAGTCACTTGAGGACACCGCTTCTTCACTGGTGGAACTGATAGGACAAGGTTAGAACAACCAGTTCAGTAAAATCAAACACACTGGGTCAGTTACACTATGAGTAGGAAAACAGCTCTGAGGAAGGTGCATTCATATTGAGAGCATTGAAAGAATTCAGTTTTGGAAAGAAAATAAAGCATGGGGACAGGGAAACATTCACTAGGCATAGTTCAGTGACAATACCTCTCAGTTtgtggctcccccccccccctcccaccccaaaccCCTCCACATCCCGACCATCTCCTCCATTACCCACCCTGACCTATGCCAAGTCTGGAAGGATACTCTTTACAGTTGTGACATGTGGCTGAATGTATACAGATGGTCTGGGAGGCATTGCTGTTGATCTTGATATTGTTGCTGGtgtgtggttgaataggcggttgGTGGTTATATGAGCCAACCACACCTGCTCAAGGGAACCAGACCTTTTGTAGCAGCCTAACATTAGCTTGATGGGAGTGTTTAAAATCACGAATGCCTATATAAGAAGACCATATTTTTGTAATATTTCCttaagaaggccatttggccctttgagtctaTGCTGGCTCTCACAGCATTCCCATCAATCCGGTTTTCAACCCACTAGATCCAGTGACAAAGGTTCATAGTCATGGAACACTGATTCAAGGTAATCGGAAGATAACTTTATCTGTGCATGATGTTATGATCTGCAATGCACAACCGGCAGCTTGGTGGAGGTTAATTCAGGACTAGCACGGAAGAGAGAACtggatgagaaaaaaaaactgcaattgAATGGAATGGTAAAGACTAGCTGGATAGGGTTGTTAAGGAGACAGCAATGTGATCCGGTTAGATTTCTGCATGCCGCGTGACCATCCATTTCCCTGCTTCCAAAACTGTTTAATTATGAGAATATaaggaacatgctgccggggcAGAGAGTACCAGGTTATTGGAAAAGTCAGAGATCAGCAAGCAGATCAAACTCTGCTCAGCTCAGGGCAGAGGAGAAGCAATTCCCAATGTAAATCCAAATGTTCTTTCAGCCCAAccctcatttccctttctcctcTTCTTGTAAAACCCTTTTTCATCTTTTACCTTCTCTCCATCATGCTTCTTCTCTTACACCATCCCTTccctctgatctgatctgatctgttttccgttgtctttttatctttcagCTCTCTGTATTTGACCACGTCAAACATCCTTCCTATGGAAATGGGCTTTATGACCACTTTGTACAAAGCCCTTGCTTCACTGCCTCTTGTTTAAATGCTAACATTTGGATTTTGCATTCAGGGAGAAGCCTTTTACAAATGCTGCAAGATCTGCTGAGAGGGCTCTTTTCAGTTTCTGTCTCGGATCTGTGCACTCACCTTCCACATCCGGCTTGATGAAAATCCAAGTCCCGTTCCCAGTGGCCTTTGTGTAGGGCAGGGGAATCATTTTCTCCACCTTACAGAAGTACCAGTCGCTGTGAGACATGTTCATGCCGATGAACTTTATCGATATACTGTTTCTCCTTGGCTGGCCTATACAGTGCAGTACATCTCTCTTCTCAAAAGGCTCCATGCTGTTATTAAAAGATGCTGCGCAAACCTCAGAGTTCTTTTCCTCTTTGCTTCTGTAAACGGTGACCCTGAATACCTGGGCTTTCCCATCTCCTGTGCTGTTGTACGCACATTTAAGAGTGACATTGTTTCTCTCAGCAATGATCTTTATGGGTTGAGTAACTTTCATCGCTAGTGCTGGTGAGGGGATGAGAAAGCAAAACAAAATCACAACCTAATTTTAAATGAAAGTGTTCACTAAGTATTGTGCTAGATATTAAATGCTCGTCTGAGGAGTGTGCATTCAAAGCCAAGCAGATGGATAAGCATTCCAGTGGCCTGTGACAAACCAATTTCAGTTCGGAATATAATTAAACAATAATTCTGCTTCTTTCGTTTTGCAGTTCCCCAGATCAGCATTTATCATCTTCTTGTCCCTGCTTTGCTTACATCATCATCCTTTTTATCGTTTAATCTCTCCCACAGTCTAACCTCTTACGGGTcttgcattttcattttcattttattttccaaTTTCCTCCACATATTGAATGTTTTTATTATGAGGACAGTTTGCAAACCCGAAATGTTAATTGTGTTCTCTCAAAACTTGCTAAGTACTTATGGTGAATTCTGCTTTATATTCCAAATTAGAGAAGAATTTGACAAGATGCGAGATAGTAGGGCAAGAAGAGAATGAATGAAAGTAGAGGTGGTGGGGAAAAAAGGAGTTATTAAATAGCGAAATGGAGTATCAGCCAAAATGAACTGGTGGTGGGGTATTTCTACCATCTGAAAAATAGGGCCCATGAAGGGAGATGATAATAGAACATCAGTTCAAGAGCTGGCTGTGGGACAGTGCTCTAACTGACCATCAGCCACTTCAGAGCACAGGTGGGTTTTGGCTGCCAGTGTCTGCTGTCTGGCCAGGAAGAAGCTACAGAGATCATCCACAAGCAACGCTCCTTGTGTTGACATTTTATTCTGtttatgttttgtttattttattttcaacatCTAGACATTATTGGctaggccagcatttatttctcACCCCTTGGCGAGGTAGTGGTGAGCCAATATTTTGACCTGTTGAAGCAGGATGCCAAAAGTTCTCCCTTAGTGCTTAGGTTGGAAAGTAGATCAGTAAGCCACAGAGCTGAAATAGTGAttgaaactttagtttagtttaatttagtttagagatccagtgtggaaacaggcccttcggcccactgattctgcaccgaccagcgatcacccctatacactagggacaatttacaaatgttactgaagccaattaacctacaaacatgcaaatctttggattgtgggaggaaactggagcatccagagaaaacccatgtggtcttggggagaacatacaaactccgtacagacagcacctgtggtcaggattggtaaggcagcaattctaccactggaaTTTATACAAATTATTTAAATTGGCAATGTTAGTAATGGCCACACCAATACTTTTCTCCTAACAGGGCTGTTGAAAATGGAACTGCAGGATTTAAACTCAGCAATAA is drawn from Amblyraja radiata isolate CabotCenter1 chromosome 7, sAmbRad1.1.pri, whole genome shotgun sequence and contains these coding sequences:
- the LOC116974884 gene encoding cytotoxic T-lymphocyte protein 4-like, which encodes MKNPCHLATLLVCLQTVLLKVPALAMKVTQPIKIIAERNNVTLKCAYNSTGDGKAQVFRVTVYRSKEEKNSEVCAASFNNSMEPFEKRDVLHCIGQPRRNSISIKFIGMNMSHSDWYFCKVEKMIPLPYTKATGNGTWIFIKPDVEGVVGSYNHQPPIQPHTSNNIKINSNASQTICIHSATCHNCKEYPSRLGIGQGG